A genomic window from Fibrobacterota bacterium includes:
- a CDS encoding nuclear transport factor 2 family protein encodes MYLGYGGRIPWWRWGLVLLAIPWYFLRKIWRDLFRAPARLDGSDPSVGPLPPGSGVFERILSLEQGLANEVLRGDPQALEDLFHPEFLEVNSSGSLVERDEAITWVLGRTEPDSIAFHEPFVAALGAGQFLVRYRSVSRSGKAAWRMSLWTEDDHGSMRIRYHQGTPTQSAV; translated from the coding sequence GTGTATCTCGGGTACGGGGGGCGGATCCCCTGGTGGCGCTGGGGATTGGTGCTTTTGGCGATCCCCTGGTACTTCCTGCGGAAAATCTGGCGGGATTTGTTTCGCGCCCCGGCGAGATTGGATGGTTCCGACCCTTCGGTGGGGCCGTTGCCGCCTGGATCTGGCGTGTTCGAGCGGATATTGTCTCTGGAACAGGGGTTGGCCAACGAAGTCCTGCGGGGGGATCCGCAGGCTCTGGAGGATCTCTTCCATCCCGAGTTCCTGGAAGTGAATTCCTCCGGAAGCCTGGTGGAACGCGATGAAGCGATCACCTGGGTGCTGGGACGTACGGAGCCGGATTCGATCGCCTTCCACGAGCCTTTCGTCGCGGCTTTGGGCGCTGGTCAATTTCTGGTGCGCTACCGGAGCGTCTCGCGATCCGGGAAGGCGGCCTGGCGCATGTCGCTATGGACGGAGGATGACCACGGCTCGATGCGGATCCGCTACCACCAGGGAACGCCCACCCAGTCGGCGGTCTAG